The following are encoded together in the Aciduricibacillus chroicocephali genome:
- a CDS encoding ABC transporter ATP-binding protein translates to MKIEVKQLTKKYKNKLALDDISFTLEGPKIYGLLGRNGAGKTTIMDILAGLTLPSQGEILIDGQPTFDNQEVAGLVCLIKEDGNFKKDLKIKHILKSYSYFYPNWDENFAAQLLETFKLNKNMKAKTLSKGMASALGITIGLASKAPITIFDEPYIGMDAAARKLFYEILLEEYENENRMFIFSTHLIDEASLLFEEVIIIQDGKLRLKEEAEKLRDETYAVSGPKDKVETFLADKDIIRQQALAGMMTAYVRGNAIEAESSGLSTEGIPIQDLMIHLTEERQVG, encoded by the coding sequence ATGAAAATTGAAGTGAAGCAACTTACTAAAAAGTACAAGAACAAGCTTGCTTTGGACGATATATCTTTCACATTGGAAGGACCAAAAATCTACGGTTTGCTTGGCAGGAATGGTGCTGGTAAGACAACCATCATGGATATTCTGGCGGGGCTCACGCTTCCTAGTCAGGGGGAAATCCTCATTGACGGCCAGCCGACCTTTGACAATCAAGAAGTTGCGGGTCTTGTATGCCTTATTAAGGAAGATGGCAATTTTAAGAAAGACCTGAAGATCAAGCATATCTTGAAATCTTACTCCTATTTCTATCCGAATTGGGATGAGAACTTTGCAGCTCAACTGCTTGAAACATTCAAATTAAATAAAAATATGAAAGCAAAAACATTATCTAAAGGAATGGCTTCAGCGCTCGGCATCACAATTGGACTAGCAAGCAAAGCTCCTATAACCATTTTCGATGAGCCATATATTGGAATGGATGCAGCAGCGCGGAAACTTTTTTATGAAATTCTGCTCGAAGAATATGAAAATGAAAATCGTATGTTCATTTTTTCCACTCATCTTATTGACGAAGCAAGTCTCCTTTTCGAAGAAGTCATCATCATTCAGGATGGAAAGCTTCGCTTAAAAGAGGAGGCAGAGAAATTAAGAGATGAAACATATGCTGTCTCTGGACCGAAGGATAAAGTAGAAACATTCCTTGCTGATAAGGATATTATTCGCCAACAAGCTTTGGCAGGCATGATGACTGCTTATGTAAGAGGCAATGCAATCGAAGCTGAATCATCCGGATTGTCCACAGAAGGCATTCCAATT